The Geobacter sp. AOG2 genome includes a window with the following:
- a CDS encoding glycosyltransferase family 4 protein, producing MSDALAKQWLVLSYFAGIDGMACSQHIDDRLPLLRKQGIRPLLLTGICGKPLLDTTTVRVPSLGPSGIRFELRHLQRRMRWLKPVLGTLNLLLLPFYLLEKLLIDLDSQWSWFPLAIWSGSRLCYRHRPHVIYSTGGPASAHLAAAVIARRHGIPWIAEFQDPLVHGDWLRSKRAFKIFSWLERFVCTRADAVIFLTDEARKRADERTGLGKRGWCVYPGSNPAAMPQVAYEKGDFCRFAHFGSLGGSRNLKVFLEALGEVLAERPYLGNIVRLDVFGTCDRLSLRLIEAFPVQGVVRYHGRISRSDSLVAMKRCDVLLLIQNTEEFSAETIPSKTYEYFFTGRPILALVHKNPELCRMMSQLGHTAVKADDSEDVKGAITTLADRWSANCLEPAAGGGFEVEWAVDRLISIGDGIVQQSEPTAGVSALVRESRNHS from the coding sequence GACGGAATGGCTTGCTCGCAACATATTGATGATCGTCTCCCCCTGCTTCGCAAACAGGGAATCAGGCCGCTTCTTTTAACCGGCATATGCGGCAAGCCTCTGCTGGATACGACCACGGTGCGGGTGCCGTCGCTCGGCCCATCGGGCATCCGTTTTGAGTTGCGTCATCTACAGCGGAGAATGCGGTGGCTGAAACCTGTTTTGGGAACGCTGAACCTGCTGCTCCTGCCGTTTTATCTGCTGGAGAAGTTGCTCATCGACCTGGATAGCCAGTGGTCGTGGTTTCCCCTGGCGATATGGAGCGGTAGCCGACTTTGCTACCGGCATCGGCCCCACGTGATCTATTCTACCGGCGGGCCGGCCAGCGCTCATCTCGCAGCGGCCGTCATCGCCCGTCGCCACGGCATACCCTGGATTGCCGAGTTTCAGGACCCGCTGGTGCATGGAGACTGGCTGCGCAGCAAGCGGGCTTTCAAGATATTTTCCTGGTTGGAGCGCTTTGTCTGCACTCGGGCCGATGCCGTCATCTTCCTGACCGACGAAGCGCGGAAACGGGCGGACGAAAGAACCGGCCTCGGCAAGCGGGGGTGGTGCGTTTATCCCGGCTCGAACCCGGCCGCCATGCCGCAGGTCGCTTATGAAAAGGGGGATTTCTGCCGCTTCGCCCACTTCGGCTCCCTCGGCGGTTCCCGCAATCTCAAGGTGTTCCTTGAAGCGCTCGGGGAGGTGCTTGCGGAACGCCCATACCTTGGGAATATTGTTAGGCTGGATGTCTTTGGGACGTGCGACCGCTTGTCGTTGCGGCTGATCGAAGCGTTTCCGGTCCAGGGTGTTGTCCGCTACCATGGGCGGATTTCCCGATCCGACTCGCTTGTCGCCATGAAACGGTGTGATGTTTTGCTCCTGATCCAGAATACGGAAGAGTTCTCGGCCGAGACCATTCCGTCGAAAACGTACGAGTACTTTTTTACCGGCCGTCCGATTCTAGCGCTGGTTCACAAGAATCCCGAGCTTTGCCGGATGATGTCGCAACTCGGGCATACAGCCGTCAAGGCCGACGACTCCGAAGACGTCAAGGGGGCGATCACCACTCTGGCCGACCGCTGGTCCGCCAATTGTTTGGAACCGGCGGCCGGCGGCGGTTTTGAGGTCGAGTGGGCGGTCGACAGACTAATCAGTATCGGGGACGGTATCGTTCAACAATCCGAACCGACAGCAGGTGTCTCCGCGCTGGTTCGAGAAAGCAGGAATCATTCGTGA
- a CDS encoding bifunctional 2-polyprenyl-6-hydroxyphenol methylase/3-demethylubiquinol 3-O-methyltransferase UbiG translates to MIDSLLRQHLAGFRASRLLDVGPGYNAFGRIAAHVTGAGSVTYIDCNPDVIAWQAEECRKEGLTAEGLLFSLEPAALGALSGQYDLILCQEVFEHLSNAEAILTGLVDHLAPRGRMVVTVPTKGSEQWLKRINPNYMKNDPYGHVREFDEAGLRRLLREAGLQPLVFLPTQPHYFIAHTWFFGTRMQVEESTGKILTKGIRGFVSRKLFNLSKKLFCATGFERWGRLLPRNYFVVAHKVRPDE, encoded by the coding sequence GTGATTGATTCATTGTTGCGGCAGCACCTCGCCGGTTTTCGTGCCAGCCGCTTGCTGGATGTCGGGCCCGGTTACAACGCCTTCGGCCGCATTGCCGCCCACGTCACCGGCGCCGGCTCGGTGACGTACATAGACTGCAACCCAGATGTTATCGCCTGGCAGGCGGAGGAATGCCGCAAGGAAGGGCTGACGGCGGAGGGGCTACTTTTTTCGCTGGAGCCGGCCGCTCTTGGAGCGCTTTCCGGCCAGTACGACCTGATCCTATGCCAGGAGGTATTTGAACACCTCTCCAATGCAGAGGCAATCCTCACCGGTTTGGTGGACCATCTGGCCCCAAGGGGGCGTATGGTCGTCACCGTGCCGACTAAGGGTTCCGAGCAGTGGCTGAAGCGGATCAATCCCAACTATATGAAGAATGATCCCTACGGTCATGTGCGCGAATTCGATGAGGCGGGGCTCCGGCGACTGCTCCGGGAAGCAGGGCTTCAACCGCTTGTATTCCTGCCGACCCAGCCGCACTACTTCATTGCCCATACGTGGTTTTTTGGCACAAGGATGCAGGTTGAAGAGTCGACGGGCAAGATTCTGACAAAAGGGATTCGTGGTTTCGTAAGCAGGAAGCTTTTCAATCTGAGCAAGAAACTGTTTTGCGCCACCGGGTTCGAGCGATGGGGCCGTCTGTTGCCGCGCAACTACTTCGTCGTGGCCCACAAGGTCCGACCGGACGAATGA
- a CDS encoding glycosyltransferase family 1 protein, whose protein sequence is MKILFDATVLELPFTGIAKTSLMLYRECLAQRPEATITGLHRKPLAGIAPPGICMMRCGRFFSSSRWRLSTLPRQVARQGATVVHFPWNGCVPEGLHGCTIATTIHDILPLEMPGSFKNDQDELRYRRDKQQDIARSQILFTDSAYSKRQLMAQFTLNSEPVVNYFGPTLDSTGDALETKSASEPPYFLYLGGYDRRKGIVELLKVFLELHRLQKLRCRLLLAGKAHYFSDELKLLIDEGTQTGAVRELGYVPDPELAILLRNALALVYPSRFEGFGLPPLEAMHVGCPVITTACTSIPEVCGDAALYVDPCDSRGFGEALVVVQDDEALRCSLREKGRRQAVKFSWEKTAATFLREIDGYRKLKGTP, encoded by the coding sequence ATGAAAATCCTTTTTGATGCCACGGTGCTGGAATTGCCCTTCACCGGCATTGCCAAGACATCCCTGATGCTCTATCGGGAATGTCTTGCCCAGAGGCCGGAGGCGACCATAACAGGCCTGCACCGCAAGCCATTGGCGGGCATTGCCCCGCCGGGGATATGCATGATGCGCTGCGGAAGGTTCTTTTCCTCCAGCCGCTGGCGGTTATCCACCCTTCCCCGGCAGGTGGCGCGCCAGGGGGCGACGGTGGTGCACTTCCCCTGGAACGGCTGCGTACCGGAAGGTTTGCACGGCTGCACCATCGCCACAACCATACACGACATCCTTCCCCTGGAGATGCCGGGTAGCTTTAAGAATGACCAGGATGAGCTGCGCTATCGCCGCGATAAGCAGCAGGATATCGCACGATCCCAGATACTCTTTACCGATTCGGCGTATTCGAAGCGGCAGCTCATGGCCCAGTTTACGTTGAACAGTGAGCCGGTTGTGAACTATTTCGGCCCGACCCTTGATTCCACAGGTGATGCGTTAGAGACGAAGAGCGCTTCCGAGCCCCCGTATTTTCTTTACCTTGGCGGGTATGATCGTCGCAAGGGAATTGTAGAACTGCTTAAAGTCTTCCTGGAGTTGCACCGCCTGCAGAAACTCAGGTGCAGGCTGCTGCTGGCCGGAAAGGCCCATTATTTTTCCGATGAGCTGAAATTACTGATTGATGAGGGGACACAAACCGGGGCTGTTCGAGAACTGGGATATGTTCCTGATCCTGAATTGGCCATTTTGCTCCGTAATGCCCTGGCCCTGGTTTATCCATCACGTTTCGAAGGTTTTGGCCTGCCGCCATTGGAGGCGATGCACGTCGGCTGTCCGGTGATCACCACCGCCTGCACCTCTATACCGGAAGTATGTGGAGATGCTGCCCTGTATGTCGATCCGTGCGACAGCAGGGGGTTTGGTGAGGCGCTGGTGGTTGTTCAGGATGATGAAGCTCTCCGCTGTTCCCTGAGGGAGAAGGGACGGCGGCAAGCTGTAAAATTCTCCTGGGAGAAGACCGCAGCCACATTTCTCCGCGAAATCGATGGATACAGGAAGTTGAAAGGGACGCCATGA
- a CDS encoding glycosyltransferase family 1 protein, translating into MIIACEPVCHGFEHALVNAAMLSVFAEAFPDQEILFLADQGHIGCVASDPIIGTRAGIAFESLSLPARKSSGPERFKHEFSVVATLFETAEQRGASLVLFTCISDETLRAIKLLIPRFPRIRCAAVLHGVLASILKRPSLFPWKNRNTFRTWFLQQNSPQLTYILMGDSIERELVARFPTMAPHVASIDLPYRFVQPYGHEPFANRTVTFGSLGVIRKAKGSDAFLRLANEVAASSRSWKSRFICVGPVIDKKLRKLLGTAVTVPSPDAPLSADDFAFHARQIDYAVFLHGADAYTLTASGALFDAFSYLKPLIALRNPFFVSYFEKMGNIGYLCDSYEDIKRVVRGILDNPPVNEYMLQRQALLKGREQLEISVLAATLRDKLTRG; encoded by the coding sequence ATGATCATTGCATGCGAACCGGTCTGTCATGGTTTTGAACATGCGCTTGTCAATGCAGCGATGCTGTCGGTCTTTGCCGAGGCCTTTCCTGACCAGGAGATTCTGTTCCTGGCAGATCAGGGACACATCGGCTGTGTCGCATCAGACCCCATCATCGGTACCAGGGCGGGAATCGCCTTTGAATCGTTGTCCCTGCCCGCGCGCAAATCGTCGGGTCCCGAGCGTTTCAAGCACGAATTCTCGGTGGTCGCCACCCTCTTTGAGACCGCGGAGCAGCGGGGGGCCTCATTGGTGCTGTTCACCTGCATCAGCGACGAAACGCTGCGCGCCATCAAGCTGTTGATCCCACGATTCCCGCGGATCAGGTGCGCGGCGGTGCTGCACGGGGTCCTGGCGTCGATTCTGAAACGCCCCTCTCTGTTCCCCTGGAAGAACCGGAACACCTTCCGCACGTGGTTTTTGCAGCAAAATTCTCCGCAACTGACCTATATCCTGATGGGGGATTCCATCGAGCGCGAACTTGTAGCGCGTTTTCCAACCATGGCACCCCATGTGGCGAGTATCGACCTTCCGTACCGGTTCGTCCAACCCTACGGACATGAACCGTTCGCGAATCGGACCGTTACTTTCGGTTCTCTGGGGGTTATCCGCAAGGCTAAGGGGTCCGATGCCTTCCTGCGGCTGGCAAATGAGGTGGCGGCATCATCTCGCTCTTGGAAGTCGCGCTTTATCTGCGTAGGTCCGGTCATTGACAAGAAACTGCGCAAGTTGCTCGGGACGGCGGTAACGGTCCCGTCGCCGGATGCCCCCCTTTCGGCGGACGATTTTGCCTTCCACGCCCGGCAGATTGACTACGCGGTATTTCTCCACGGCGCGGATGCCTACACTCTTACCGCAAGCGGGGCGCTGTTCGATGCCTTTTCGTACCTCAAACCGCTTATTGCGCTCAGGAATCCCTTTTTTGTCTCGTATTTTGAAAAGATGGGCAATATCGGATATCTCTGCGACAGTTACGAGGATATCAAACGGGTCGTCAGGGGGATTCTTGACAATCCCCCCGTTAATGAGTATATGCTCCAGCGGCAGGCTTTACTGAAGGGGAGGGAACAGCTTGAGATCAGTGTCCTTGCAGCCACCCTGCGCGACAAACTGACACGAGGATGA
- the wecB gene encoding non-hydrolyzing UDP-N-acetylglucosamine 2-epimerase, protein MKKILSIFGTRPEAIKMAPVVKELERHPGRFQSLVCVTAQHRGMLDQVLNLFDIRPDYDLDIMRPGQDLFDITGNVLQGLKSVLAAERPDMVLVHGDTTTTMAAALAAYYCRIPVGHVEAGLRTHNKFAPFPEEINRRVSGVLADVHFAPTEAARRNLLREGVADGAIHVTGNTVVDALLSVVERIDTDPGLRGTCAERFDFLDPAKRLILVTGHRRENFGEGFENICRALADIATAFTDVEILYPVHLNPNVQEPVKRLLGTHALGNIHLIEPVDYLPFVYLMNRSHLIITDSGGVQEEAPSLGKPVLVMRDTTERPEAVAAGTVVLVGTDRERIVSETARLLNNDHDYRMMSRAHNPYGDGVAAGRIADILHGMGGDN, encoded by the coding sequence ATGAAAAAAATCCTCTCCATATTCGGCACCCGCCCCGAGGCGATCAAGATGGCGCCGGTGGTTAAGGAACTGGAACGCCATCCCGGCCGGTTTCAAAGTCTGGTCTGCGTCACCGCCCAGCACCGCGGGATGCTCGACCAGGTGCTTAATCTGTTCGACATCCGTCCCGATTATGATCTGGACATCATGCGGCCGGGGCAGGACCTGTTCGACATCACCGGTAACGTGCTGCAGGGGTTGAAATCTGTCCTGGCTGCCGAGCGTCCCGACATGGTGCTGGTGCATGGCGATACCACTACAACCATGGCGGCGGCCCTGGCGGCCTATTACTGTCGCATCCCGGTCGGCCACGTGGAGGCCGGCCTGCGTACCCACAACAAATTCGCCCCTTTCCCGGAGGAGATCAATCGCCGGGTAAGCGGAGTCCTGGCCGATGTGCATTTTGCCCCCACCGAGGCCGCCCGGCGTAACCTGCTGCGGGAAGGGGTGGCGGATGGGGCGATCCACGTCACCGGCAACACGGTCGTGGATGCCTTGCTTTCCGTTGTGGAGCGCATCGACACCGATCCCGGACTCCGGGGCACCTGTGCCGAACGTTTCGACTTCCTCGACCCGGCCAAGCGCCTGATCCTGGTGACCGGCCATCGTCGGGAGAACTTCGGTGAAGGATTTGAGAATATCTGCCGGGCACTGGCGGATATTGCAACCGCGTTCACCGACGTGGAGATCCTCTATCCGGTCCACCTCAACCCCAATGTCCAGGAACCGGTCAAACGCCTGCTCGGCACCCATGCACTCGGCAACATCCATCTCATCGAGCCGGTGGACTACCTCCCGTTCGTCTACCTCATGAATCGGTCCCACCTCATCATCACCGACTCCGGGGGCGTGCAGGAAGAGGCACCCTCCCTGGGCAAGCCGGTGCTGGTCATGAGGGACACCACCGAACGCCCGGAGGCGGTGGCCGCCGGGACGGTCGTGCTGGTCGGCACCGACCGGGAGAGGATCGTGTCGGAGACAGCTCGCCTCCTCAACAATGACCATGACTACCGCATGATGAGCCGGGCTCATAACCCGTACGGCGACGGCGTTGCGGCAGGCAGGATCGCGGACATCCTCCACGGCATGGGTGGCGATAATTGA
- the waaC gene encoding lipopolysaccharide heptosyltransferase I, giving the protein MNVLIIKTSSLGDVIHALPVIDYLHQVSPGIEIDWVAEEQFLPVLEHNPGLRRIFAVRTKKWRKAPFSAETRSDLKELRKGLRERPYDLVFDIQGNLKSGLIAWLSGARERIGFTREVLQEKANALFTTRRIPFRDCDRNVTDRYLRVVSVPFDRDYRGMELAGAIFSSPEDEAAAERYRAELPEGLVILFQVGTTWSSKLWHPEGWTELARRIVARYPGATILINWGSPDEKAIGERIIREVGAAVRLLPWLRIRELIPVLRRMDLVVGGDTGPVYLAAAVGTPTVSFYRATSAATYAPQGKRHRAVQADMECAPCYRTSCDRDGECRNSISVDALFAAVTDLIEPANGS; this is encoded by the coding sequence TTGAACGTCCTGATCATAAAAACATCTTCCCTCGGTGATGTCATCCACGCCTTGCCGGTCATAGATTACCTGCATCAGGTGTCACCCGGCATCGAAATTGATTGGGTAGCCGAAGAACAATTTCTTCCGGTGCTGGAGCATAACCCCGGCCTGCGGCGCATCTTCGCCGTCAGGACGAAGAAATGGCGCAAGGCCCCCTTTTCCGCGGAGACCCGCAGCGACCTGAAGGAGCTGCGGAAGGGGTTGCGCGAGCGCCCCTACGACTTGGTGTTCGACATTCAGGGTAACCTGAAGAGTGGCCTTATCGCCTGGCTTAGCGGCGCCCGCGAACGGATTGGCTTCACCAGGGAGGTGTTGCAGGAAAAGGCGAACGCCCTTTTCACCACACGCCGCATCCCGTTCCGGGACTGCGACCGCAACGTTACCGACCGCTATCTGCGCGTGGTCAGCGTCCCGTTCGACCGGGATTACCGAGGCATGGAACTGGCGGGTGCCATCTTCTCCTCCCCTGAGGATGAGGCGGCTGCGGAACGCTACCGTGCAGAGTTGCCGGAGGGGTTGGTCATTCTTTTTCAGGTCGGGACCACCTGGAGCAGCAAGCTGTGGCATCCCGAGGGATGGACGGAGCTGGCGCGCCGGATTGTGGCCCGGTACCCCGGTGCGACCATCCTGATAAACTGGGGCAGCCCCGACGAGAAGGCCATTGGGGAGCGGATCATCCGCGAGGTGGGCGCTGCGGTGCGGCTTCTCCCCTGGCTGCGCATCAGGGAACTCATCCCGGTGCTCAGGAGAATGGACCTGGTTGTCGGCGGCGACACCGGGCCGGTATACCTGGCCGCAGCAGTCGGTACGCCCACGGTCTCCTTTTACCGGGCTACCAGCGCCGCCACTTACGCCCCCCAGGGAAAACGGCACCGCGCCGTTCAGGCCGACATGGAGTGCGCCCCCTGTTACCGAACCTCCTGTGACCGGGACGGGGAGTGCCGCAACAGTATCTCCGTGGACGCCCTTTTTGCCGCGGTAACGGACTTGATCGAGCCTGCAAACGGCAGTTAG